One Xenopus tropicalis strain Nigerian chromosome 8, UCB_Xtro_10.0, whole genome shotgun sequence genomic window carries:
- the LOC100494793 gene encoding ligand of Numb protein X 2 isoform X3, whose product MADPTPADPCCKPLDLCQECGQTHPSTENHVYNFQHEVDDELVCHICLQPLLQPMDTPCGHTYCYRCLKNFLQEKDFCPMDRKKLCFQDCHRSSLLVRNLLDKLSVSCPFLTDCKQVMQRCELDAHLKNRCQGFRKCRPVKEKTNATICLRKNAQDGQRDLPQTSGISSVIAESSLAAVVSLGTSEPGLVNPAFDEHDDDDDLPQRTSLLAETSTVEIHRVDPENPLGMRIVGGKDTPLGNIVVQEILTDSLVATDGKVTPGDHILEVNGTNISNVTHSQAIALLRQPCSVLQLTLVQEKGFSPQSSRTENSTGGSPHSTKVIQVTLTKRDRSEPLGIKLVRKTEEPGIFVLDLLDGGLAYKDGRLKCNDKVLSINGHNLKHGTPETAAQIIQSSEARVNFVVLRHMIDQPVDINEESSSSGSSNGGSPVHPRKRPSLRPNRRKSTHHKDVNPGPPDHEKSVNVKKEQYESLGITIGGGRDLKNKLPIYVSSIQPVGCLFRDGRIRKGDVLLSINGTDLTSLSYSDAISALKTNAASHTVVLKALEVTVGERLDEPVEHAAGVTREPGGIWSPLWVYWLALPSSLHWCRHITLRKTSSESWGFSIVGGFEEGKGDQPFFIKTIVPGTPAFYDKRLKCGDEIVEVNGVSAVGMSNAQLIPMLKEQKNRVTLTVVSWPGSLV is encoded by the exons ATGGCAGACCCAACGCCTGCAGACCCTTGCTGTAAACCCCTTGACCTATGCCAGGAATGTGGTCAGACTCATCCAAGTACAGAAAATCATGTATACAACTTCCAGCACGAGGTGGATGATGAACTTGTCTGTCACATCTGTCTTCAGCCCCTGCTGCAACCCATGGACACTCCTTGTGGACACACTTACTGCTACAGATGCCTTAAGAATTTCCTACAAGAAAAGGACTTCTGCCCTATGGACCGCAAGAAGCTTTGCTTTCAGGACTGCCACAGGTCTAGCTTGTTGGTAAGGAATTTGTTGGATAAACTAAGTGTGAGTTGTCCCTTTCTCACTGACTGCAAGCAAGTCATGCAGCGTTGTGAGCTGGATGCCCATCTAAAGAACAG ATGCCAAGGCTTTAGGAAATGCAGACCAGTGAAAGAGAAGACTAATGCCACAATTTGCTTGAGGAAGAATGCCCAGGATGGACAAAGGGACTTGCCCCAGACATCAGGGATCTCCTCTGTTATAGCAGAATCTTCTCTAGCTGCTGTGGTCTCTCTTGGCACATCTGAGCCTGGCCTGGTGAATCCAGCATTTGATgaacatgatgatgatgatg ATCTCCCTCAGAGGACAAGCCTGCTTGCAGAGACAAGCACCGTGGAGATCCATCGTGTTGATCCTGAGAATCCCCTTGGAATGAGGATTGTAGGGGGTAAGGATACCCCTCTTGGGAACATTGTGGTTCAGGAAATTCTGACAGATTCCTTGGTGGCTACAGATGGAAAAGTGACACCTGGAGACCATATCCTGGAG GTCAATGGCACAAACATAAGCAATGTGACCCACAGCCAAGCTATAGCCTTGCTTCGACAACCCTGCTCTGTCCTACAGCTCACTTTGGTTCAGGAGAAAGGCTTTTCACCGCAGTCTTCACGGACAGAGAACAGCACTGGGGGCAGCCCCCATTCCACTAAAGTGATCCAGGTCACACTAACAAAAAGGGATCGCTCAGAGCCACTGGGTATAAAGCTTGTTAGAAAGACAGAGGAGCCCGGGATCTTTGTTCTCGATTTATTAGATGGCGGTTTGGCTTACAAAGATGGGAGGCTAAAGTGTAACGATAAAGTTCTCTCCATCAATGGTCATAATCTGAAACATGGAACTCCTGAAACAGCAGCACAGATCATCCAG TCAAGTGAGGCACGAGTGAATTTTGTGGTGCTGCGACACATGATAGATCAGCCAGTGGATATTAATGAAGAGAGTTCCTCATCTGGCAGCAGTAATGGTGGTAGTCCAGTTCACCCCCGAAAGCGGCCAAGTTTACGCCCAAACAGAAGAAAATCCACACACCACAAG GATGTAAATCCAGGTCCCCCCGACCATGAAAAAAGTGTTAATGTGAAGAAAGAACAATATGAATCTCTGGGAATAACCATTGGAGGAGGCCGGGATCTTAAAAACAAGCTGCCGATATATGTGTCCAGCATTCAGCCTGTTGGGTGTCTCTTCAGGGATGGGAGAATCAGAAAAG GGGATGTGCTCCTGAGCATTAATGGCACTGACCTGACCTCTCTGAGTTACTCGGATGCCATATCTGCACTCAAGACAAATGCAGCTTCCCACACAGTTGTACTGAAAGCTCTGGAGGTTACAGTAGGAGAGCGGCTGGATGAGCCTGTTGAGCATGCTGCTGGAGTGACAAGAGAGCCTGGTGGGATCTGGTCACCTCTCTGGGTATATTGGCTTGCTCTTCCAAG CTCACTGCATTGGTGCCGACATATAACATTACGGAAAACTTCCTCGGAAAGCTGGGGCTTCAGCATCGTTGGAGGATTTGAGGAGGGCAAGGGGGACCAGCCATTCTTCATTAAGACTATTGTCCCTGGCACCCCGGCTTTCTATGATAAACGGTTAAA ATGTGGAGATGAGATCGTTGAGGTGAACGGCGTGTCTGCAGTGGGAATGAGTAATGCACAGCTCATCCCTATGCTGAAAGAACAGAAAAACAGGGTCACCCTGACAGTTGTGTCTTGGCCCGGGAGCTTAGTGTAA
- the LOC100494793 gene encoding ligand of Numb protein X 2 isoform X2, which produces MADPTPADPCCKPLDLCQECGQTHPSTENHVYNFQHEVDDELVCHICLQPLLQPMDTPCGHTYCYRCLKNFLQEKDFCPMDRKKLCFQDCHRSSLLVRNLLDKLSVSCPFLTDCKQVMQRCELDAHLKNRCQGFRKCRPVKEKTNATICLRKNAQDGQRDLPQTSGISSVIAESSLAAVVSLGTSEPGLVNPAFDEHDDDDDDLPQRTSLLAETSTVEIHRVDPENPLGMRIVGGKDTPLGNIVVQEILTDSLVATDGKVTPGDHILEVNGTNISNVTHSQAIALLRQPCSVLQLTLVQEKGFSPQSSRTENSTGGSPHSTKVIQVTLTKRDRSEPLGIKLVRKTEEPGIFVLDLLDGGLAYKDGRLKCNDKVLSINGHNLKHGTPETAAQIIQSSEARVNFVVLRHMIDQPVDINEESSSSGSSNGGSPVHPRKRPSLRPNRRKSTHHKDVNPGPPDHEKSVNVKKEQYESLGITIGGGRDLKNKLPIYVSSIQPVGCLFRDGRIRKGDVLLSINGTDLTSLSYSDAISALKTNAASHTVVLKALEVTVGERLDEPVEHAAGVTREPGGIWSPLWVYWLALPSSLHWCRHITLRKTSSESWGFSIVGGFEEGKGDQPFFIKTIVPGTPAFYDKRLKCGDEIVEVNGVSAVGMSNAQLIPMLKEQKNRVTLTVVSWPGSLV; this is translated from the exons ATGGCAGACCCAACGCCTGCAGACCCTTGCTGTAAACCCCTTGACCTATGCCAGGAATGTGGTCAGACTCATCCAAGTACAGAAAATCATGTATACAACTTCCAGCACGAGGTGGATGATGAACTTGTCTGTCACATCTGTCTTCAGCCCCTGCTGCAACCCATGGACACTCCTTGTGGACACACTTACTGCTACAGATGCCTTAAGAATTTCCTACAAGAAAAGGACTTCTGCCCTATGGACCGCAAGAAGCTTTGCTTTCAGGACTGCCACAGGTCTAGCTTGTTGGTAAGGAATTTGTTGGATAAACTAAGTGTGAGTTGTCCCTTTCTCACTGACTGCAAGCAAGTCATGCAGCGTTGTGAGCTGGATGCCCATCTAAAGAACAG ATGCCAAGGCTTTAGGAAATGCAGACCAGTGAAAGAGAAGACTAATGCCACAATTTGCTTGAGGAAGAATGCCCAGGATGGACAAAGGGACTTGCCCCAGACATCAGGGATCTCCTCTGTTATAGCAGAATCTTCTCTAGCTGCTGTGGTCTCTCTTGGCACATCTGAGCCTGGCCTGGTGAATCCAGCATTTGATgaacatgatgatgatgatgatg ATCTCCCTCAGAGGACAAGCCTGCTTGCAGAGACAAGCACCGTGGAGATCCATCGTGTTGATCCTGAGAATCCCCTTGGAATGAGGATTGTAGGGGGTAAGGATACCCCTCTTGGGAACATTGTGGTTCAGGAAATTCTGACAGATTCCTTGGTGGCTACAGATGGAAAAGTGACACCTGGAGACCATATCCTGGAG GTCAATGGCACAAACATAAGCAATGTGACCCACAGCCAAGCTATAGCCTTGCTTCGACAACCCTGCTCTGTCCTACAGCTCACTTTGGTTCAGGAGAAAGGCTTTTCACCGCAGTCTTCACGGACAGAGAACAGCACTGGGGGCAGCCCCCATTCCACTAAAGTGATCCAGGTCACACTAACAAAAAGGGATCGCTCAGAGCCACTGGGTATAAAGCTTGTTAGAAAGACAGAGGAGCCCGGGATCTTTGTTCTCGATTTATTAGATGGCGGTTTGGCTTACAAAGATGGGAGGCTAAAGTGTAACGATAAAGTTCTCTCCATCAATGGTCATAATCTGAAACATGGAACTCCTGAAACAGCAGCACAGATCATCCAG TCAAGTGAGGCACGAGTGAATTTTGTGGTGCTGCGACACATGATAGATCAGCCAGTGGATATTAATGAAGAGAGTTCCTCATCTGGCAGCAGTAATGGTGGTAGTCCAGTTCACCCCCGAAAGCGGCCAAGTTTACGCCCAAACAGAAGAAAATCCACACACCACAAG GATGTAAATCCAGGTCCCCCCGACCATGAAAAAAGTGTTAATGTGAAGAAAGAACAATATGAATCTCTGGGAATAACCATTGGAGGAGGCCGGGATCTTAAAAACAAGCTGCCGATATATGTGTCCAGCATTCAGCCTGTTGGGTGTCTCTTCAGGGATGGGAGAATCAGAAAAG GGGATGTGCTCCTGAGCATTAATGGCACTGACCTGACCTCTCTGAGTTACTCGGATGCCATATCTGCACTCAAGACAAATGCAGCTTCCCACACAGTTGTACTGAAAGCTCTGGAGGTTACAGTAGGAGAGCGGCTGGATGAGCCTGTTGAGCATGCTGCTGGAGTGACAAGAGAGCCTGGTGGGATCTGGTCACCTCTCTGGGTATATTGGCTTGCTCTTCCAAG CTCACTGCATTGGTGCCGACATATAACATTACGGAAAACTTCCTCGGAAAGCTGGGGCTTCAGCATCGTTGGAGGATTTGAGGAGGGCAAGGGGGACCAGCCATTCTTCATTAAGACTATTGTCCCTGGCACCCCGGCTTTCTATGATAAACGGTTAAA ATGTGGAGATGAGATCGTTGAGGTGAACGGCGTGTCTGCAGTGGGAATGAGTAATGCACAGCTCATCCCTATGCTGAAAGAACAGAAAAACAGGGTCACCCTGACAGTTGTGTCTTGGCCCGGGAGCTTAGTGTAA
- the LOC100494793 gene encoding ligand of Numb protein X 2 isoform X1, which translates to MADPTPADPCCKPLDLCQECGQTHPSTENHVYNFQHEVDDELVCHICLQPLLQPMDTPCGHTYCYRCLKNFLQEKDFCPMDRKKLCFQDCHRSSLLVRNLLDKLSVSCPFLTDCKQVMQRCELDAHLKNRCQGFRKCRPVKEKTNATICLRKNAQDGQRDLPQTSGISSVIAESSLAAVVSLGTSEPGLVNPAFDEHDDDDDGDLPQRTSLLAETSTVEIHRVDPENPLGMRIVGGKDTPLGNIVVQEILTDSLVATDGKVTPGDHILEVNGTNISNVTHSQAIALLRQPCSVLQLTLVQEKGFSPQSSRTENSTGGSPHSTKVIQVTLTKRDRSEPLGIKLVRKTEEPGIFVLDLLDGGLAYKDGRLKCNDKVLSINGHNLKHGTPETAAQIIQSSEARVNFVVLRHMIDQPVDINEESSSSGSSNGGSPVHPRKRPSLRPNRRKSTHHKDVNPGPPDHEKSVNVKKEQYESLGITIGGGRDLKNKLPIYVSSIQPVGCLFRDGRIRKGDVLLSINGTDLTSLSYSDAISALKTNAASHTVVLKALEVTVGERLDEPVEHAAGVTREPGGIWSPLWVYWLALPSSLHWCRHITLRKTSSESWGFSIVGGFEEGKGDQPFFIKTIVPGTPAFYDKRLKCGDEIVEVNGVSAVGMSNAQLIPMLKEQKNRVTLTVVSWPGSLV; encoded by the exons ATGGCAGACCCAACGCCTGCAGACCCTTGCTGTAAACCCCTTGACCTATGCCAGGAATGTGGTCAGACTCATCCAAGTACAGAAAATCATGTATACAACTTCCAGCACGAGGTGGATGATGAACTTGTCTGTCACATCTGTCTTCAGCCCCTGCTGCAACCCATGGACACTCCTTGTGGACACACTTACTGCTACAGATGCCTTAAGAATTTCCTACAAGAAAAGGACTTCTGCCCTATGGACCGCAAGAAGCTTTGCTTTCAGGACTGCCACAGGTCTAGCTTGTTGGTAAGGAATTTGTTGGATAAACTAAGTGTGAGTTGTCCCTTTCTCACTGACTGCAAGCAAGTCATGCAGCGTTGTGAGCTGGATGCCCATCTAAAGAACAG ATGCCAAGGCTTTAGGAAATGCAGACCAGTGAAAGAGAAGACTAATGCCACAATTTGCTTGAGGAAGAATGCCCAGGATGGACAAAGGGACTTGCCCCAGACATCAGGGATCTCCTCTGTTATAGCAGAATCTTCTCTAGCTGCTGTGGTCTCTCTTGGCACATCTGAGCCTGGCCTGGTGAATCCAGCATTTGATgaacatgatgatgatgatgatggt GATCTCCCTCAGAGGACAAGCCTGCTTGCAGAGACAAGCACCGTGGAGATCCATCGTGTTGATCCTGAGAATCCCCTTGGAATGAGGATTGTAGGGGGTAAGGATACCCCTCTTGGGAACATTGTGGTTCAGGAAATTCTGACAGATTCCTTGGTGGCTACAGATGGAAAAGTGACACCTGGAGACCATATCCTGGAG GTCAATGGCACAAACATAAGCAATGTGACCCACAGCCAAGCTATAGCCTTGCTTCGACAACCCTGCTCTGTCCTACAGCTCACTTTGGTTCAGGAGAAAGGCTTTTCACCGCAGTCTTCACGGACAGAGAACAGCACTGGGGGCAGCCCCCATTCCACTAAAGTGATCCAGGTCACACTAACAAAAAGGGATCGCTCAGAGCCACTGGGTATAAAGCTTGTTAGAAAGACAGAGGAGCCCGGGATCTTTGTTCTCGATTTATTAGATGGCGGTTTGGCTTACAAAGATGGGAGGCTAAAGTGTAACGATAAAGTTCTCTCCATCAATGGTCATAATCTGAAACATGGAACTCCTGAAACAGCAGCACAGATCATCCAG TCAAGTGAGGCACGAGTGAATTTTGTGGTGCTGCGACACATGATAGATCAGCCAGTGGATATTAATGAAGAGAGTTCCTCATCTGGCAGCAGTAATGGTGGTAGTCCAGTTCACCCCCGAAAGCGGCCAAGTTTACGCCCAAACAGAAGAAAATCCACACACCACAAG GATGTAAATCCAGGTCCCCCCGACCATGAAAAAAGTGTTAATGTGAAGAAAGAACAATATGAATCTCTGGGAATAACCATTGGAGGAGGCCGGGATCTTAAAAACAAGCTGCCGATATATGTGTCCAGCATTCAGCCTGTTGGGTGTCTCTTCAGGGATGGGAGAATCAGAAAAG GGGATGTGCTCCTGAGCATTAATGGCACTGACCTGACCTCTCTGAGTTACTCGGATGCCATATCTGCACTCAAGACAAATGCAGCTTCCCACACAGTTGTACTGAAAGCTCTGGAGGTTACAGTAGGAGAGCGGCTGGATGAGCCTGTTGAGCATGCTGCTGGAGTGACAAGAGAGCCTGGTGGGATCTGGTCACCTCTCTGGGTATATTGGCTTGCTCTTCCAAG CTCACTGCATTGGTGCCGACATATAACATTACGGAAAACTTCCTCGGAAAGCTGGGGCTTCAGCATCGTTGGAGGATTTGAGGAGGGCAAGGGGGACCAGCCATTCTTCATTAAGACTATTGTCCCTGGCACCCCGGCTTTCTATGATAAACGGTTAAA ATGTGGAGATGAGATCGTTGAGGTGAACGGCGTGTCTGCAGTGGGAATGAGTAATGCACAGCTCATCCCTATGCTGAAAGAACAGAAAAACAGGGTCACCCTGACAGTTGTGTCTTGGCCCGGGAGCTTAGTGTAA